A region from the Triticum urartu cultivar G1812 chromosome 1, Tu2.1, whole genome shotgun sequence genome encodes:
- the LOC125528176 gene encoding putative F-box protein At3g10430, translating to MAKRSRKKEQPEAPAASLPEDLLVEVLARVPYRSLCRFRCVSRPWRALCSDPALRKRSPQALSGFFCYTRDDESDELRFLNISGRGRPLVDPGLPFLRAVWDGGVRAVDCCGGLLLCQCWTKSSMLDALYDPDADPDIASDSEAEADAVEDVAKYVVCNPATEEWTVLPAIEDLRPRNVIRLGFDPAAPSRFAVFVLLQDVDDHDAGVQIFSSETGTWTFRQSDWGEGNVTVDYYNGSPSTFFGGTLHLTTRDSSVITVDTEGKTWHKIRMPLSVEDTSDIGFIGHSQERLYALHMNYSDDECQLTVWVLEDYATGQWTLKHTADMSETVGDDEVCTFVAVDSEGNLIFQINGRDEQLVSYDMEKRKFHVIFSFESYFTLRCDPYIPTYKEWLPKAAP from the coding sequence ATGGCAAAGAGGTCCAGGAAGAAGGAGCAGCCGGAGGCCCCGGCAGCGAGCCTCCCCGAGGACCTCCTCGTCGAGGTCCTGGCGCGGGTGCCCTACAGATCCCTCTGCCGCTTCAGGTGCGTGTCGCGGCCGTGGCGCGCCCTCTGCTCCGACCCCGCGCTCCGCAAGAGGTCGCCGCAGGCCCTGTCCGGCTTCTTCTGCTACACCCGCGACGACGAGAGCGACGAGCTACGCTTCCTCAACATCTCCGGGAGAGGCCGGCCCCTCGTCGACCCCGGCCTCCCCTTCCTCCGCGCCGTCTGGGACGGAGGCGTCCGGGCCGTGGACTGCTGCGGCGGCCTCCTCCTCTGCCAGTGCTGGACGAAATCATCTATGCTCGACGCCCTCTACGACCCCGACGCCGACCCCGACATCGCCTCCGATTCCGAAGCCGAGGCCGACGCTGTCGAAGATGTGGCAAAGTATGTTGTGTGCAATCCGGCTACCGAGGAGTGGACCGTGTTGCCTGCCATCGAGGATCTGCGCCCGAGGAACGTCATCCGTCTGGGTTTCGACCCGGCTGCTCCCTCCCGCTTCGCCGTGTTTGTGCTCTTGCAGGATGTGGATGATCACGACGCCGGAGTGCAGATCTTCTCATCAGAGACCGGAACATGGACGTTTAGGCAGAGCGATTGGGGCGAGGGCAATGTTACTGTGGATTATTACAATGGTTCACCTTCCACCTTCTTCGGCGGCACCCTGCATTTGACTACCCGAGATTCTTCAGTTATCACAGTGGACACAGAGGGGAAGACATGGCACAAGATTCGGATGCCGCTCAGTGTTGAGGACACGTCCGATATTGGCTTCATCGGGCACTCTCAGGAGCGCTTGTATGCTTTGCATATGAATTATTCTGATGATGAGTGTCAGCTCACGGTCTGGGTACTTGAGGATTATGCTACTGGGCAGTGGACACTGAAGCATACAGCTGACATGTCGGAGACGGTAGGCGATGATGAGGTGTGTACTTTTGTCGCTGTTGATTCAGAAGGCAATCTGATTTTCCAAATTAATGGACGGGATGAACAGCTTGTGTCATACGATATGGAAAAGAGGAAATTTCATGTTATCTTCAGTTTTGAGAGTTACTTTACTCTCCGGTGCGATCCTTACATTCCCACTTACAAGGAATGGTTACCCAAAGCAGCTCCATGA